A DNA window from Enterobacter asburiae contains the following coding sequences:
- a CDS encoding cytochrome o ubiquinol oxidase subunit III translates to MATDTLAHSTAHAHEHAHHDTGPTKVFGFWIYLMSDCILFCCLFATYAVLVNGTAGGPAGKDIFELPFVLVETALLLFSSITYGMAAIAMYKNNKSQVVSWLALTWLFGAGFIGMEIYEFHHLILEGFGPDRSGFLSAFFALVGTHGLHVTSGLIWMAVLMFQVSRRGLTSTNRTRIMCLSLFWHFLDVVWICVFSVVYLMGAM, encoded by the coding sequence ATGGCAACTGATACTCTGGCGCACTCAACTGCCCACGCGCATGAACATGCGCACCACGATACAGGACCGACCAAAGTCTTCGGTTTCTGGATCTACCTGATGAGCGACTGCATTCTGTTCTGCTGTCTGTTCGCGACCTACGCCGTTCTGGTGAACGGCACGGCGGGCGGCCCGGCTGGCAAGGACATCTTTGAACTGCCGTTCGTTCTGGTTGAAACCGCACTGCTGTTATTCAGCTCCATCACCTACGGCATGGCGGCTATCGCCATGTACAAAAACAACAAGAGCCAGGTTGTGTCCTGGCTGGCGTTGACCTGGCTGTTTGGTGCTGGATTTATCGGGATGGAAATCTATGAATTCCATCACCTGATTCTGGAAGGTTTCGGTCCGGATCGCAGTGGCTTCCTGTCAGCGTTCTTCGCGCTGGTCGGTACCCACGGTCTGCACGTGACCTCTGGTCTGATCTGGATGGCGGTACTGATGTTCCAGGTATCCCGTCGCGGCCTGACCAGCACTAACCGTACCCGTATCATGTGCCTGAGCCTGTTCTGGCACTTCCTGGACGTGGTGTGGATCTGTGTGTTCTCTGTTGTATATCTGATGGGGGCGATGTAA
- a CDS encoding cytochrome o ubiquinol oxidase subunit IV: MSHSNDHGASHGSVKTYMTGFILSIILTVIPFWMVMSGSASKPVILGAILVTAVIQILVHLVCFLHMNTKSDEGWNMTAFIFTVIIIAILVVGSIWIMWNLNYNMMVH, encoded by the coding sequence ATGAGTCATTCAAACGATCATGGCGCTTCCCACGGTAGCGTAAAAACCTACATGACAGGTTTCATCCTGTCGATCATCCTGACGGTGATCCCGTTCTGGATGGTGATGAGCGGTTCTGCGTCTAAGCCGGTTATTCTGGGTGCAATCCTGGTGACCGCGGTGATTCAGATTCTGGTGCATCTGGTTTGCTTCCTGCACATGAACACCAAGTCCGATGAAGGCTGGAATATGACCGCCTTTATCTTTACCGTGATTATCATCGCTATCCTGGTAGTCGGTTCCATCTGGATTATGTGGAACCTCAACTACAACATGATGGTTCACTAA
- the cyoE gene encoding heme o synthase: MFKQYLQVTKPGIIFGNLISVIGGFLLASKGSIDYTLFIYTLVGVSLVVASGCVFNNYIDMDIDKKMERTKNRVLVKGLIAPSVSLVYATLLGIAGFMLLWFGANPLACWLGVMGFVVYVGVYSLYMKRHSVYGTLIGSLSGAAPPVIGYCAVTNEFDSGALILLAIFSLWQMPHSYAIAIFRFKDYQAANIPVLPVVKGISVAKNHITLYIIAFAVATLMLSLGGYAGYKYLAVAAAVSVWWLGMALRGYKVEDDKVWARKLFVFSIVAITSLSVMMSVDFMVPDSHNLLTYVW; encoded by the coding sequence ATGTTTAAGCAATACCTGCAAGTAACGAAACCAGGCATCATCTTTGGCAACCTGATCTCCGTGATCGGAGGGTTCCTGCTGGCCTCTAAGGGCAGCATTGATTACACCCTCTTTATCTACACGCTGGTCGGTGTGTCACTGGTTGTTGCGTCCGGTTGTGTATTTAACAACTACATCGACATGGATATCGACAAGAAGATGGAAAGGACCAAAAATCGGGTGCTGGTGAAAGGCCTGATCGCCCCTTCCGTCTCGCTGGTGTACGCCACCTTGCTGGGTATTGCTGGCTTTATGCTGCTGTGGTTTGGTGCTAACCCGCTGGCCTGCTGGCTGGGGGTGATGGGGTTCGTGGTGTATGTGGGCGTCTACAGCCTGTATATGAAACGCCACTCCGTCTACGGCACGCTGATTGGTTCTCTCTCCGGCGCTGCGCCGCCGGTGATTGGCTACTGCGCGGTCACGAACGAGTTCGACAGCGGTGCGCTGATCCTGCTGGCTATCTTTAGCCTGTGGCAGATGCCGCACTCCTATGCCATCGCGATTTTCCGCTTTAAGGATTATCAGGCAGCGAACATCCCGGTTCTGCCGGTCGTGAAGGGCATTTCTGTTGCCAAGAACCACATCACGTTGTACATCATCGCCTTTGCCGTGGCAACGCTGATGCTCTCTCTGGGTGGTTACGCCGGGTATAAATATCTGGCGGTAGCGGCTGCGGTGAGCGTCTGGTGGCTCGGTATGGCGCTGCGCGGTTACAAAGTGGAAGATGACAAAGTCTGGGCGCGCAAACTGTTTGTGTTCTCGATTGTGGCCATCACCTCGCTGTCCGTGATGATGTCCGTGGACTTCATGGTGCCAGATTCACACAACCTGCTGACTTACGTCTGGTAA
- a CDS encoding MFS transporter: protein MNDYKMTPGELRATWGLGTVFSLRMLGMFMVLPVLTTYGMALQGASEALIGLAIGIYGLAQAVFQIPFGLLSDRVGRKPLIVGGLLVFVLGSVIAALSHSIWGIILGRALQGSGAIAAAVMALLSDLTREQNRTKAMAFIGVSFGVTFAIAMVLGPIITHTLGLHALFWMIAVLATIGIALTLWVVPDSKNHVLNRESGMVKGCFSKVIVEPRLLKLNFGIMCLHILLMSTFVALPGQLAAAGFPAAEHWKIYLVTMLISFVSVVPFIIYAEVKRKMKRVFVGCVAVLLIAEIVLWGAGPHFWELIAGVQLFFLAFNLMEALLPSLISKESPAGYKGTAMGIYSTSQFLGVAIGGSLGGWVDGLFDSQTVFLAGALLATVWLLVASTMKEPRYVSSLRVEIPDDVEISDMLKQRLEAKEGVTEVLIVPEERSAYVKIDSKMTNRFEVEQALKA from the coding sequence ATGAACGATTATAAAATGACGCCAGGCGAGCTACGCGCGACCTGGGGCTTAGGGACTGTCTTCTCGCTACGGATGCTTGGCATGTTTATGGTCCTGCCTGTTCTGACCACGTACGGTATGGCGCTGCAGGGGGCCAGCGAGGCGCTGATTGGGCTCGCGATCGGCATCTACGGTCTGGCGCAGGCGGTTTTCCAGATCCCCTTTGGCCTGCTGTCTGACCGGGTGGGCCGAAAGCCGCTGATCGTCGGCGGGCTGCTGGTCTTTGTGCTCGGAAGCGTGATTGCCGCCCTCTCCCACTCCATCTGGGGGATTATTCTCGGCCGCGCCCTGCAGGGTTCCGGCGCGATTGCCGCCGCGGTGATGGCGCTGCTGTCCGACTTAACCCGCGAGCAGAACCGCACCAAAGCGATGGCGTTCATCGGCGTGAGCTTTGGCGTGACCTTTGCGATTGCGATGGTGCTGGGCCCCATCATTACGCACACGTTGGGTCTGCACGCCCTGTTCTGGATGATTGCCGTGCTGGCGACCATCGGTATTGCCTTAACCCTGTGGGTCGTGCCGGACAGCAAAAACCACGTCCTGAACCGCGAATCGGGGATGGTAAAAGGCTGCTTCAGCAAAGTGATTGTCGAGCCGCGCCTGCTCAAGCTTAACTTTGGCATTATGTGTCTGCACATCCTGCTGATGTCGACCTTTGTCGCCCTGCCCGGCCAGCTTGCCGCAGCGGGTTTCCCGGCGGCTGAGCACTGGAAAATCTATCTGGTCACGATGCTGATTTCGTTTGTCTCCGTCGTGCCGTTCATCATCTACGCCGAAGTGAAGCGCAAAATGAAGCGCGTCTTCGTGGGCTGCGTGGCGGTCCTGCTGATTGCCGAAATTGTGCTCTGGGGTGCCGGCCCGCACTTCTGGGAACTGATTGCCGGCGTACAGCTGTTCTTCCTGGCCTTTAACCTGATGGAAGCCCTACTGCCGTCGCTGATCAGCAAAGAGTCCCCCGCCGGATATAAAGGCACCGCGATGGGCATCTACTCCACCAGCCAGTTTCTCGGCGTGGCGATCGGCGGCTCGCTCGGCGGCTGGGTGGACGGCCTGTTTGATTCACAAACCGTGTTCCTCGCCGGTGCGCTATTGGCAACAGTCTGGCTACTGGTCGCCAGCACCATGAAAGAGCCGCGCTACGTGAGCAGCCTGCGCGTGGAAATCCCGGATGATGTGGAAATCAGCGATATGCTGAAGCAGCGTCTGGAAGCCAAAGAGGGTGTGACAGAAGTGCTCATCGTCCCGGAAGAGCGCAGCGCTTACGTCAAAATAGACAGTAAAATGACCAACCGCTTCGAGGTTGAGCAGGCGCTCAAAGCGTGA
- a CDS encoding YajQ family cyclic di-GMP-binding protein gives MPSFDIVSEVDIQEVRNGVENATREVESRFDFRGVEASFELNDANKTIKVLSESDFQVNQLLDILRAKLLKRGIEGTSLDVPEEFVHSGKNWFVEAKLKQGIESAVQKKIVKLIKDSKLKVQAQIQGEEIRVTGKSRDDLQSVMALVRGGDLGQPFQFKNFRD, from the coding sequence ATGCCATCTTTCGATATTGTTTCCGAAGTTGATATCCAGGAAGTTCGCAACGGCGTTGAGAACGCAACCCGCGAAGTTGAGTCACGTTTCGATTTTCGTGGCGTTGAGGCGTCGTTTGAGCTGAACGACGCAAATAAGACTATTAAGGTGCTGAGCGAGTCTGATTTCCAGGTGAATCAGCTGCTCGACATTCTGCGCGCCAAGCTGTTAAAGCGCGGCATCGAAGGGACGTCTCTGGACGTGCCGGAAGAGTTTGTGCACAGCGGTAAAAACTGGTTTGTTGAAGCCAAGCTGAAGCAGGGCATCGAGAGCGCGGTGCAGAAGAAGATCGTTAAGCTTATTAAAGACAGCAAGCTGAAGGTGCAGGCGCAGATCCAGGGCGAAGAAATTCGCGTGACCGGTAAGTCCCGCGATGACCTCCAGTCCGTAATGGCGCTGGTGCGCGGCGGCGATCTTGGGCAACCGTTCCAGTTTAAAAACTTCCGCGATTGA